A genome region from Setaria italica strain Yugu1 chromosome III, Setaria_italica_v2.0, whole genome shotgun sequence includes the following:
- the LOC101783097 gene encoding uncharacterized protein LOC101783097: MAAAPSNIGGADSKARNAVVKSEPADVEYAQDLELPFGSYGDKVAEDEHEHGGDTTECSSSFGDSGFASDDDTESDAGIMEVESPLYSHINVHDTPAASHIVRKKKVTADWRKFIGPERWRCQWLELRMNDLLSQVAKYDKELALINHEKYLQLEMVKADRHKSELQQLDLPSYEAMKRKKRKRYEDSTDTSAYIKKHQIFSYYNHENRRSRTENERIGADNELLAIDDCNNLALFLIFLYVDYILLSICNNYILDFNTDAEDTKISIGSNDTLLESKENNAVLEQYSLRKILLAIECIQTRIINLQNDLSEAYNKIGHPQKSQKKKDTHGLHKKKNAVKPYGTTQPDGDEITPEMLFDVNSSLLDPHIEGICHESVDDVLINNEAAIEEEFCLFERIKNAAKTYSEPIINVAEAPTAKLTKKRGPKPKMKHGSAQPIKDQIKKSKKKNMGTCLNYPNTGNTVFVAVDTRKSQRVRKPKFF, translated from the exons ATGGCGGCAGCTCCTAGCAACATTGGCGGTGCTGACAGCAAGGCTCGCAATGCAGTTGTCAAATCCGAACCTGCGGATGTGGAATACGCCCAGGATCTGGAGCTCCCGTTTGGTTCGTACGGAGACAAGGTTGCTGAAGATGAGCACGAACACGGCGGGGATACCACGGAGTGCTCGAGCTCATTTGGTGATTCTGGCTTTGCATCTGATGACGACACGGAATCAGATGCAGGCATAATGGAAGTGGAGTCGCCCCTTTATTCTCATATCAATGTCCATGATACCCCTGCTGCCTCACATATTGTCAG AAAGAAAAAGGTGACAGCTGATTGGAGGAAGTTTATTGGCCCAGAAAGGTGGCGATGTCAATGGTTGGAGCTGCGTATGAATGATCTTTTGTCGCAAGTAGCAAAATATGATAAGGAACTTGCTTTAATCAATCACGAAAAGTATCTGCAGTTGGAGATGGTTAAAGCAGATAGACATAAATCAGAATTACAGCAATTAGACCTTCCAAGTTATGAAGCtatgaagaggaagaaaagaaaaagatacgaAGACAGTACAGACACATCGGCGTATATCAAGAAGCATCAAATATTTTCCTATTATAATCATG AAAACAGAAGGAGTAGAACAGAGAATGAAAGAATTGGAGCTGACAATGAGCTTTTGGCTATTGATGACTGTAATAACTTAG CTTTG TTTCTTATCTTTTTGTATGTGGACTATATCCTCTTGTCAATTTGTAATAATTATATCCTTGATTTTAATACAGATGCGGAGGACACCAAAATCAGTATTGGTTCGAATGATACATTGTTAGAGTCAAAGGAAAATAATGCTGTCCTAGAACAGTATTCTTTAAGAAAAATTCTTTTGGCAATTGAATGTATCCAAACTCGTATCATTAATCTTCAAAATGATCTCAGTGAGGCTTACAACAAAATTGGCCATCCTCAAAAGTCTCAGAAAAAGAAGGATACACATGGTTTACATAAAAAGAAGAATGCAGTTAAACCATATGGTACAACACAACCAGATGGAGATGAAATTACACCTGAGATGCTATTTGACGTAAATAGTTCTCTACTTGATCCCCATATAGAAGGGATATGCCATGAA AGTGTTGACGATGTCCTTATAAACAATGAGGCAGCtattgaggaagaattttgtCTGTTTGAGAGGATTAAGAATGCAGCTAAAACATATTCAGAGCCGATTATAAATGTAGCCGAAGCCCCAACTGCGAAGCTTACAAAGAAGAGAGGGCCAAAGCCAAAGATGAAACATGGAAGTGCTCAGCCTAtaaaagatcaaatcaaaaagtcaaagaagaaaaatatggGGACATGCTTGAACTATCCAAACACTGGAAACACTGTATTTGTAGCTGTGGACACGCGGAAGAGTCAAAGAGTACGGAAACCAAAATTTTTTTGA